A window from Aeromonas rivipollensis encodes these proteins:
- a CDS encoding fumarylacetoacetate hydrolase family protein, with the protein MKLATLNNGKRDGALVVVSRDLTRAVAVADIAPTLQGALDEWAELAPRLTAVYQALNDGARADAFPFDETACLSPLPRAYQWADGSAYVNHVELVRKARGAEMPDSFWHDPLMYQGGSDSFLAPRGPICMGSEEWGIDFESEVAVITDDVPMGTSAQGAEEHVKLLMLVNDVSLRNLIPGELAKGFGFFQSKPSSAFSPVAITPDELGGDWQQGKVHLPLVTQLNGALFGEPDAGLDMTFNFFELIAHAARTRPLGAGCIIGSGTVSNYDRSRGSSCLAERRMLEIIESGQATTPFLRFGDTVSIAMQDRNGMSLFGTILQRVTQGGASQTS; encoded by the coding sequence ATGAAATTGGCAACCTTGAACAATGGCAAGCGCGATGGCGCCCTGGTGGTGGTCAGCCGGGATCTGACCCGGGCGGTGGCCGTGGCGGACATAGCGCCCACCCTGCAAGGGGCGCTGGACGAGTGGGCCGAGCTCGCCCCCCGACTGACCGCCGTCTATCAGGCCCTCAACGACGGCGCCCGGGCCGATGCCTTCCCCTTCGATGAGACGGCTTGTCTCTCCCCGCTGCCCCGCGCCTACCAGTGGGCCGACGGCAGCGCCTACGTCAACCACGTGGAGCTGGTGCGCAAGGCGCGCGGCGCCGAGATGCCGGACAGCTTCTGGCACGATCCCCTGATGTACCAGGGGGGCTCCGACAGCTTCCTCGCCCCCCGCGGCCCCATCTGCATGGGCTCGGAGGAGTGGGGCATCGACTTTGAATCTGAAGTGGCCGTCATCACCGACGACGTGCCCATGGGCACCAGCGCGCAGGGGGCAGAGGAGCACGTCAAGCTGCTGATGCTGGTCAACGATGTGAGCCTGCGCAACCTCATTCCCGGGGAGCTCGCCAAGGGCTTTGGCTTCTTTCAGTCCAAACCCTCCAGCGCCTTCTCGCCGGTGGCCATCACCCCGGACGAGCTCGGCGGCGACTGGCAGCAGGGCAAGGTGCATCTGCCCCTGGTGACCCAGCTCAACGGCGCCCTGTTCGGAGAGCCGGATGCGGGGCTGGACATGACCTTCAACTTCTTCGAGCTGATTGCCCACGCGGCCAGGACCAGACCCCTTGGCGCTGGCTGCATCATAGGCTCGGGTACCGTCTCCAACTACGACAGAAGCCGGGGATCCTCCTGCCTCGCCGAGCGGCGGATGCTGGAAATTATCGAGTCAGGTCAAGCCACTACACCCTTTCTTCGCTTTGGTGATACAGTGTCCATCGCGATGCAGGATCGCAACGGGATGAGTCTGTTTGGCACCATTTTGCAACGGGTCACGCAAGGGGGCGCCAGCCAGACGAGCTAG
- the maiA gene encoding maleylacetoacetate isomerase, with amino-acid sequence MLQLFGYWRSSASFRVRLVLQLKGLGYEQHPVNLRQGEQKEKAYRRVNPQGLVPFLIDGDVQLGQSVAIMEYLDETYPAYPLMPSAPEERARVRQIVNMIACDTHPLNNLRVLNYLEQELGQSKTARDAWYRHWIDETFTALEQLLMTTAGVYCVGNEVTLADCMLVPQVYNARRFNMTLDDYPTIARIVANCEQLQAFIKAAPANQPDAQP; translated from the coding sequence ATGCTGCAGTTGTTTGGATATTGGCGTTCATCGGCCAGCTTTCGCGTACGTCTGGTGCTGCAACTCAAGGGACTTGGTTATGAGCAGCACCCGGTCAATCTGAGACAGGGTGAGCAGAAAGAGAAGGCCTATCGCCGGGTCAATCCCCAGGGGTTGGTGCCTTTTCTCATCGACGGGGATGTGCAGCTGGGTCAGTCGGTGGCCATCATGGAGTACCTCGACGAGACCTATCCGGCCTACCCCCTGATGCCTTCCGCCCCCGAGGAGCGGGCCAGGGTGCGCCAGATAGTCAACATGATCGCCTGCGACACTCACCCCCTCAACAACCTGAGGGTGCTGAACTACCTGGAGCAGGAGCTGGGGCAGAGCAAGACGGCGCGCGATGCCTGGTATCGCCACTGGATTGACGAGACCTTCACCGCCCTGGAGCAGCTGCTGATGACCACCGCCGGCGTCTATTGCGTGGGCAACGAGGTGACTCTGGCGGACTGCATGCTGGTGCCCCAGGTCTATAACGCCCGCCGCTTCAACATGACGTTGGACGACTACCCCACCATCGCGCGCATCGTCGCCAACTGCGAGCAGTTGCAGGCCTTTATCAAGGCGGCTCCCGCCAATCAGCCGGATGCCCAGCCCTGA
- a CDS encoding thioredoxin family protein produces MKHLLLPLVLGTLLLNGAARADEHLWAKGLPDYSQNYDETRDPAKDLAAATTKAQQEGKQVLLLVGGEWCSWCQEMNRFLDRVPDLAHQLNRTFVVVKVNVSEQNKNESFLKAYPEYLGVPHFYVLDARGKLLESFNTGLLEKGKSYDEAKFGKFIGYFQRQAARS; encoded by the coding sequence ATGAAACACCTGCTACTGCCCCTGGTGCTGGGCACCCTGCTGCTCAACGGCGCCGCCCGCGCGGACGAGCACCTCTGGGCCAAGGGCCTGCCCGATTACAGCCAGAACTATGACGAGACGCGGGATCCGGCGAAAGATCTGGCCGCCGCCACCACCAAGGCGCAGCAAGAGGGCAAACAGGTCCTGCTGCTGGTGGGGGGCGAGTGGTGCAGCTGGTGCCAGGAGATGAACCGCTTTCTGGACCGGGTGCCGGACCTTGCACACCAGCTCAACCGAACCTTCGTGGTGGTCAAGGTGAACGTCAGCGAGCAGAACAAGAACGAATCCTTCCTCAAGGCCTATCCCGAGTATCTGGGGGTGCCCCACTTCTACGTGCTGGACGCCCGCGGCAAGCTGCTGGAGTCCTTCAATACCGGATTGCTGGAGAAGGGGAAAAGTTACGATGAGGCCAAGTTTGGCAAGTTTATCGGCTACTTTCAGCGCCAGGCCGCCCGCAGCTGA
- the asnB gene encoding asparagine synthase B, with protein sequence MCSIFGILDIKTDSAALRKSALEMSKRLRHRGPDWSGVYSSDKAILVHERLAIVDPGNGAQPLYNPERTHVLAVNGEIYNHKELEKNLKVDFKFQTHSDCEVLLALYKEKGPAFLDDLNGIFAFILYDAEQDAYLIGRDHMGIIPLYTGRDEHGNFYVASEMKALVPVCKSVETFPPGHYLWSKDGELKQWYKRDWMEYGAVEHNASDKAELKAALEAAVKRQLMCDVPYGVLLSGGLDSSVISAITKLYAARRVEDDGKSEAWWPQLHSFAVGLEGSPDLAAARKVADHLGTIHHQIHFTVQEGLDALRDVIYHLETYDVTTIRASTPMYLMARYIKAMGIKMVLSGEGSDELFGGYLYFHKAPNAREFHEENVRKLASLHLYDCLRANKSMAAWGVEGRVPFLDKEFMDVAMRLQPADKMCGNGKIEKHILREAFEELLPHEVAWRQKEQFSDGVGYSWIDSLKAMVETEVTDQMFEAAAFRFPINTPLTKEAYFYRAIFDEHFPLESAARTVPYGKSVACSTPTALEWDAKFKEMADPSGRAVMDVHQQSY encoded by the coding sequence ATGTGTTCTATTTTCGGCATTCTGGACATCAAGACCGACTCCGCCGCCTTGCGCAAATCGGCCCTGGAGATGTCCAAGCGACTGCGTCACCGCGGGCCTGACTGGTCCGGCGTCTACAGCTCCGACAAGGCCATCCTGGTGCACGAGCGCCTGGCCATCGTCGATCCGGGCAATGGCGCCCAGCCGCTCTACAACCCCGAGCGCACTCACGTATTGGCCGTCAACGGCGAGATCTACAACCACAAGGAACTCGAGAAGAACCTCAAGGTCGACTTCAAGTTCCAGACCCACTCCGACTGCGAGGTGCTGCTGGCCCTTTACAAGGAGAAGGGCCCTGCCTTCCTGGACGATCTCAACGGCATCTTCGCCTTCATCCTCTATGACGCCGAGCAGGATGCCTATCTGATTGGCCGCGACCACATGGGGATCATCCCCCTCTATACCGGCCGCGACGAGCACGGCAATTTCTATGTGGCCTCCGAGATGAAGGCCCTGGTGCCGGTGTGCAAGAGCGTCGAGACCTTCCCGCCCGGACATTACCTCTGGAGCAAGGATGGCGAACTCAAACAGTGGTACAAGCGCGACTGGATGGAATACGGCGCGGTCGAGCACAACGCCAGCGACAAGGCCGAGCTCAAAGCCGCGCTGGAAGCGGCGGTCAAACGCCAGCTAATGTGCGACGTGCCCTATGGCGTGCTGCTCTCCGGCGGTCTGGACTCGTCGGTGATCTCCGCCATCACCAAGCTCTACGCCGCCCGCCGGGTAGAGGACGATGGCAAGAGCGAGGCCTGGTGGCCCCAGCTGCACTCCTTCGCCGTCGGCCTGGAAGGGTCGCCGGATCTCGCCGCCGCCCGCAAGGTGGCCGACCATCTGGGCACCATCCACCACCAGATCCACTTCACCGTGCAGGAAGGCTTAGATGCCCTGCGGGACGTCATCTATCACCTCGAGACCTATGACGTCACCACCATCCGTGCCTCCACGCCGATGTACCTGATGGCCCGCTACATCAAGGCGATGGGCATCAAGATGGTGCTCTCGGGAGAAGGCTCGGACGAGCTGTTCGGCGGCTACCTCTACTTCCACAAGGCCCCCAACGCCCGGGAGTTCCACGAGGAGAATGTGCGCAAGCTCGCCTCCCTGCATCTGTATGACTGCCTGCGGGCCAACAAGTCCATGGCCGCCTGGGGCGTGGAAGGCCGCGTGCCCTTCCTCGACAAGGAGTTCATGGACGTGGCGATGCGCCTGCAGCCTGCCGACAAGATGTGCGGCAACGGCAAGATCGAGAAGCACATCCTGCGGGAAGCCTTCGAGGAGCTGCTGCCCCACGAGGTGGCCTGGCGTCAGAAGGAGCAGTTCTCCGACGGCGTGGGCTACTCCTGGATTGACAGCCTCAAAGCCATGGTCGAGACCGAGGTGACGGATCAGATGTTCGAGGCGGCCGCATTCCGCTTCCCCATCAACACCCCGCTCACCAAGGAGGCCTATTTCTACCGCGCCATCTTCGACGAGCACTTCCCGCTGGAGTCCGCCGCCCGCACAGTGCCCTACGGCAAGTCGGTCGCCTGCTCCACGCCCACAGCGCTGGAATGGGATGCCAAGTTCAAGGAGATGGCCGACCCGTCCGGTCGCGCCGTGATGGACGTGCACCAGCAGAGCTACTGA
- a CDS encoding cupin domain-containing protein — MKSLNDWILLDQHPVSPTPLMPAPERIRAGNPSQTLWNHYSDPSQQFHVGFWACEPGRWAVHYTEHEYCQLLEGEARIHDGQGGQLHLKPGDQFVIPAGFVGEWETLVACRKLYVIFEPAAT; from the coding sequence ATGAAGAGCCTGAACGACTGGATCCTGCTGGACCAGCACCCCGTCTCCCCCACCCCGCTGATGCCCGCCCCCGAGCGGATCCGGGCCGGCAACCCGAGCCAGACCCTCTGGAACCACTACTCGGACCCGAGCCAGCAGTTTCACGTGGGCTTCTGGGCCTGCGAGCCGGGGCGCTGGGCCGTCCACTACACAGAGCACGAATACTGCCAGTTGCTGGAGGGCGAGGCGCGGATCCACGACGGCCAGGGGGGCCAGTTGCACCTCAAGCCAGGGGATCAGTTCGTCATACCAGCGGGCTTCGTCGGTGAGTGGGAAACCCTGGTGGCCTGCCGCAAGCTCTATGTGATCTTCGAACCCGCCGCGACCTGA
- a CDS encoding HAD-IIA family hydrolase, producing MKKNVICDIDGVILHNNDLVPGADRFVHRLIEQGSKLLFLTNYPAQTQKDLQNRFRSAGIEVPEECFYTSAMGTADFLKRQDGKKAYVIGEGALTHELYKAGFTITDIDPDFVVVGETRNYNWTMMQLGAKFVDQGARFIATNPDTHGPMMHPACGALCAPIERMTGKKPFYVGKPSAWIIRAALNRMEAHSDDTIIIGDNLRTDILAGFQAGLETVLVLSGVSKVADIDRMPFRPNHIFDSVVDIDIV from the coding sequence ATGAAGAAAAACGTCATCTGCGATATCGACGGCGTCATACTGCACAACAACGATCTGGTGCCCGGCGCCGACCGTTTCGTTCACCGCCTGATCGAGCAGGGCAGCAAGCTTTTGTTCCTCACCAACTACCCGGCCCAGACCCAGAAAGATCTGCAAAACCGCTTCCGCTCCGCCGGGATCGAGGTGCCGGAGGAGTGCTTCTACACCTCCGCCATGGGCACCGCCGATTTTCTCAAGCGCCAGGATGGCAAGAAGGCCTATGTGATAGGCGAAGGGGCCCTGACTCACGAGCTCTACAAGGCCGGCTTCACCATCACCGACATAGACCCCGACTTCGTGGTGGTAGGGGAGACTCGCAACTACAACTGGACCATGATGCAGCTGGGGGCCAAGTTCGTGGATCAGGGGGCCCGCTTCATCGCCACCAACCCCGATACCCATGGCCCCATGATGCACCCAGCCTGCGGCGCCCTCTGCGCCCCCATCGAGCGGATGACCGGCAAGAAGCCGTTTTACGTGGGCAAGCCGAGCGCCTGGATCATTCGCGCGGCGCTCAACCGGATGGAGGCGCACTCCGACGACACCATCATCATCGGCGACAACCTGCGCACCGACATACTGGCGGGCTTCCAGGCCGGCCTCGAGACGGTGCTGGTGCTCTCCGGGGTGAGCAAGGTGGCGGACATAGACCGCATGCCGTTCAGACCGAACCACATCTTCGACTCCGTGGTCGACATCGATATCGTCTGA
- a CDS encoding adenosine deaminase → MENFIAGLPKLELHLHIEGTLEPELMFALGRRNGVTLPWPDVESLRAAYEFDCLQSFLDLYYLGASVLVTEQDFFDLTWAYLERCAADQVVHVEIFFDPQTHSARGIPFATVLGGIERALQQGERQLGISWRLIMSFLRHLSEEDAFATLREAEPYLARLHGVGLDSGELGNPPGKFARVFARARALGLPVVAHAGEEGPAAYIWQTIRELAVRRIDHGVRCAEDPELVRYLADTRLPLTVCPLSNVRLKVFGTMAEHNVLTLLEQGLCVTINSDDPAYFGGYLGANFRALVDGLGATREQLCRLSLNGVEASWLSLADKVRLTQEIRGYGACHGVALY, encoded by the coding sequence ATGGAGAACTTTATTGCCGGCTTGCCCAAGCTGGAGCTGCACCTGCATATCGAGGGCACCCTCGAACCCGAGCTGATGTTTGCCCTGGGCAGACGCAACGGGGTGACCCTGCCCTGGCCCGACGTGGAGAGCCTGCGGGCCGCCTATGAGTTCGACTGCCTGCAATCCTTTCTCGATCTCTACTACCTGGGGGCCAGCGTGCTGGTCACCGAGCAGGATTTCTTCGACCTCACCTGGGCCTATCTTGAACGCTGCGCCGCCGACCAGGTGGTGCACGTGGAGATCTTCTTCGACCCCCAGACCCACAGTGCCCGGGGCATCCCCTTTGCCACCGTGCTCGGCGGCATCGAGCGGGCATTGCAGCAGGGGGAGCGGCAGCTTGGCATCAGCTGGCGCCTCATCATGAGCTTTTTGCGCCACCTGAGCGAAGAGGATGCCTTCGCCACCCTGCGCGAGGCCGAGCCTTATCTGGCGCGGCTGCACGGGGTCGGCCTCGATTCTGGCGAGCTCGGCAATCCCCCCGGCAAGTTTGCCCGGGTCTTTGCCCGGGCGAGGGCGCTGGGGCTGCCGGTGGTGGCCCACGCCGGGGAGGAGGGACCGGCGGCCTACATCTGGCAGACCATCCGGGAGCTGGCGGTGCGCCGCATCGATCACGGGGTGCGCTGCGCCGAGGATCCCGAACTGGTGCGCTATCTGGCGGATACCCGGCTGCCGCTCACCGTCTGCCCCCTCTCCAACGTGCGGCTCAAGGTGTTTGGCACCATGGCGGAACACAATGTGCTGACCCTGCTGGAGCAGGGGCTCTGCGTCACCATCAACTCGGACGATCCCGCCTATTTCGGCGGCTATCTGGGGGCCAATTTCAGGGCCCTGGTCGACGGGCTCGGCGCCACGCGGGAGCAGCTCTGCCGCCTCTCCCTCAATGGGGTGGAAGCTAGCTGGCTGAGTCTTGCCGACAAGGTGAGGCTGACCCAGGAGATCAGGGGCTATGGCGCCTGCCACGGGGTGGCCCTCTACTAG
- a CDS encoding alkene reductase translates to MNHDPLFCPLRLGQLHLSNRIVMPPMTRSRASQPGDVANTMMATYYAQRASAGLIIGEGTQIDPLGKGYAWTPGIHSAEQVAGWKGVTDAVHAKGGIMFAQLWHVGRVTHPDNIGGAQPISSSAIKAQGVKVFVDNGSDAPGFVETVTPRAMTQTDIDAVVGQFRQAARNAMEAGFDGIELHAANGYLINQFLDSESNARTDNYGGSLENRLRFLKEVTQAVSDEIGPDRVGVRLAPLTTLNGTVDANPQETYLAAAKLLGEIGIVYLHIAEADWDDAPLMAEGFKQGLRDAFPNTLIYAGKYDGERARAALQAGWADLIGFGRPFVANPDLPNRLRHGYPFASHDPATLFGGGEQGLIDYPVYQAETASQPA, encoded by the coding sequence ATGAACCACGATCCCCTGTTCTGCCCCCTTCGCCTCGGCCAGTTGCACCTCTCCAACCGCATCGTCATGCCGCCCATGACTCGCTCCCGCGCCAGCCAGCCCGGTGACGTGGCCAACACCATGATGGCCACCTACTACGCCCAGCGCGCGAGCGCCGGCCTCATCATCGGCGAGGGCACCCAGATAGATCCCCTGGGCAAGGGCTATGCCTGGACCCCGGGCATCCACAGCGCCGAACAGGTGGCGGGCTGGAAGGGAGTGACCGACGCGGTACACGCCAAGGGGGGCATCATGTTTGCCCAGCTCTGGCACGTGGGCCGGGTCACCCACCCGGACAACATCGGCGGCGCCCAGCCCATCTCTTCCTCCGCCATCAAGGCGCAAGGGGTGAAGGTCTTTGTCGACAATGGCAGCGACGCCCCCGGCTTTGTGGAGACGGTCACTCCCCGCGCCATGACCCAGACCGACATAGACGCCGTGGTGGGCCAGTTCCGCCAGGCCGCCCGCAATGCCATGGAGGCCGGCTTTGACGGCATAGAGCTGCACGCCGCCAATGGCTACCTCATCAACCAGTTCCTCGACTCCGAATCCAACGCCCGCACCGACAACTACGGCGGCTCCCTGGAGAACCGGCTGCGCTTCCTGAAAGAGGTGACACAAGCGGTCAGTGACGAGATCGGGCCTGACCGGGTCGGGGTGCGTCTCGCGCCGCTGACCACCCTCAACGGCACAGTGGATGCGAACCCACAGGAGACCTATCTGGCTGCCGCGAAGCTACTGGGGGAAATAGGCATCGTCTATCTGCATATCGCCGAGGCGGACTGGGACGATGCCCCCCTGATGGCGGAGGGCTTCAAGCAAGGGCTGCGGGATGCCTTCCCCAACACCCTCATCTATGCGGGAAAATATGACGGTGAGCGGGCCAGAGCCGCGCTGCAGGCGGGCTGGGCCGACTTGATTGGCTTCGGTCGCCCCTTCGTGGCAAACCCGGATCTGCCGAACCGGCTGCGCCACGGTTATCCCTTTGCCTCCCATGATCCCGCCACCCTGTTTGGCGGCGGCGAGCAGGGGCTCATCGACTACCCCGTCTATCAGGCCGAGACAGCGTCGCAGCCTGCCTGA
- a CDS encoding TerC family protein — translation MEFLLDPSIWVGLFTLIILEIVLGIDNLVFIAILVKKLPPAQRDKARLIGLSLALIMRLALLSVMSWLVTLTTPILHIWDHPFSGRDLILMGGGLFLLFKATSELHERLEAKPEEQGPAGVYAGFGVVIAQILVLDAVFSLDSIITAVGMVEHLGVMMAAVTIAMVVMVIASKPLTRFVNAHPTVVVLCLSFLLMIGLSLVAEGFGFHIPKGYLYAAIGFSVLIEFFNQLAQRSAQRHESRLPLRERTTAAIFKLMGGSRANQHPQQDEEEEQDPPRPISFGEEERYMVTGVLSLAERSIRTIMTPRAEMEWIDVNDSTDEIRALLQRAPHSLFPVCDGELDEIIGVVKARDLLFALNEGQSLAELAKQNDPIIVPQTINVIRLLAELRQARGSLILVADEFGIIQGLVTNHDLLEAIVGELPDEDETPDIVQEGESWLINGSTNIHQIEQTLGHDGLVSESDEYVTLAGMLLSHFGSLPTSGQQLRLGQLCFEVLAVSERRIERVRVTPIGASAA, via the coding sequence ATGGAATTCTTGCTGGACCCGTCTATCTGGGTCGGTCTGTTCACCCTGATCATCCTCGAGATAGTGCTCGGGATCGACAACCTGGTCTTCATCGCCATCCTGGTGAAGAAGCTGCCCCCCGCCCAGCGGGACAAGGCGCGGCTCATCGGTCTCTCACTGGCCCTGATCATGCGCCTCGCCCTGCTGAGCGTGATGTCCTGGCTCGTGACTCTCACGACCCCCATACTGCACATCTGGGATCACCCCTTTTCGGGTCGGGATCTCATCCTGATGGGCGGCGGCCTCTTCCTGCTGTTCAAGGCCACCTCAGAGCTGCATGAGCGACTGGAGGCCAAGCCGGAGGAGCAAGGCCCGGCCGGTGTCTATGCCGGATTCGGGGTAGTGATCGCCCAGATCCTGGTGCTGGATGCGGTCTTCTCCCTGGACTCCATCATCACAGCGGTCGGCATGGTGGAACACCTGGGCGTCATGATGGCGGCCGTGACCATCGCCATGGTGGTGATGGTGATCGCCTCCAAGCCCCTGACCCGCTTCGTCAACGCCCATCCCACAGTGGTGGTGCTCTGCCTGAGCTTCCTGCTGATGATAGGCCTCAGCCTGGTGGCGGAGGGCTTCGGCTTCCACATTCCCAAGGGCTATCTCTATGCGGCCATCGGCTTCTCTGTGCTCATCGAGTTCTTCAACCAGCTCGCCCAGCGCAGTGCCCAGCGCCACGAATCCAGGCTGCCCCTGCGCGAGCGCACCACGGCCGCCATCTTCAAACTGATGGGGGGCAGCCGGGCCAACCAGCACCCGCAGCAGGATGAGGAAGAGGAGCAGGATCCCCCCCGTCCCATCAGCTTCGGAGAAGAAGAGCGCTACATGGTGACCGGGGTGCTGTCACTCGCCGAGCGCTCCATCCGCACCATCATGACTCCCCGCGCCGAGATGGAGTGGATCGACGTCAATGACTCCACGGACGAGATCCGTGCCCTGCTGCAACGGGCCCCCCACAGCCTGTTCCCGGTCTGCGACGGTGAGCTGGACGAGATCATCGGGGTGGTGAAGGCGCGGGATCTGCTGTTTGCCCTCAACGAGGGGCAGTCCCTGGCCGAGCTCGCCAAGCAGAACGACCCCATCATAGTGCCCCAGACCATCAACGTGATCCGGCTGCTGGCGGAGCTGCGCCAGGCCAGGGGCAGCCTCATTCTGGTGGCGGACGAGTTCGGCATCATCCAGGGGCTGGTCACCAACCACGATCTGCTGGAGGCCATCGTCGGCGAGTTGCCGGATGAGGATGAGACTCCGGACATAGTCCAGGAGGGGGAGAGCTGGCTCATCAACGGCAGCACCAACATCCACCAGATAGAGCAGACCCTGGGCCATGACGGCCTGGTGAGCGAGAGCGATGAGTACGTGACCCTAGCGGGCATGCTGCTCTCCCACTTCGGCAGTCTGCCCACCAGCGGCCAGCAACTGCGTCTGGGTCAGCTCTGCTTCGAGGTGCTGGCGGTGAGCGAGCGCCGGATAGAGCGGGTGCGGGTCACCCCGATAGGCGCCAGCGCCGCCTGA
- a CDS encoding cation diffusion facilitator family transporter, translated as MAHYSHVISTLVRTEKQALTLSLFGCISFAIFGIGYGLFVGSNAIMLDGIFTLFSMGMTGLGLITAYLVTRPSDARFQYGYAHFEPITNVINGTIILLLCLGALYSGITSLFEGGREIDLGHALIYAAVCTFFCAIIYRIEAGVAERIDSELVRVDSKEWLVDTLLSATLLIGFLVAIGLDALGYGHYNRYIDPVLVTLLALCATLIPIKVLGRNLREVLKIAPKGDVSRLVASEVEALRQRHGIECYSHLAKSGRRFDLELNILVAPDQEWPIERQDALRQELWSRLGDTLGDAWLSVCFTREKRWL; from the coding sequence ATGGCTCATTACAGCCATGTTATCAGTACGCTGGTTCGCACCGAGAAACAGGCCCTGACCCTGTCACTGTTCGGCTGCATCAGCTTCGCCATCTTCGGGATCGGCTACGGCCTGTTCGTCGGCTCCAACGCCATCATGCTCGATGGCATCTTCACCCTGTTCAGCATGGGCATGACGGGCCTCGGACTCATCACCGCCTACCTGGTGACCCGCCCCTCAGATGCGCGCTTCCAGTACGGCTACGCCCACTTCGAGCCCATCACCAACGTCATCAACGGCACCATCATACTGCTGCTCTGTCTCGGCGCCCTCTACAGCGGCATCACCTCCCTGTTCGAAGGGGGACGGGAGATAGACCTTGGCCACGCCCTCATCTACGCCGCCGTCTGCACCTTCTTCTGCGCCATCATCTACCGGATCGAGGCGGGCGTCGCCGAGCGTATCGACTCCGAACTGGTGCGGGTCGACTCCAAGGAGTGGCTGGTCGACACCCTGCTCAGCGCCACCCTGCTCATCGGCTTCCTGGTCGCCATCGGCCTCGACGCCCTCGGCTACGGCCACTACAACCGCTACATAGATCCGGTGCTGGTCACCCTGCTCGCCCTGTGCGCCACCCTGATCCCCATCAAGGTGCTCGGCCGCAACCTGCGGGAAGTGCTGAAGATCGCCCCCAAGGGGGATGTCTCCCGGCTGGTTGCCAGCGAAGTCGAGGCCCTGCGCCAGCGCCATGGCATAGAGTGCTACAGCCATCTGGCGAAAAGCGGCCGCCGCTTCGATCTGGAATTGAACATCCTGGTGGCCCCGGATCAGGAGTGGCCCATAGAGCGCCAGGATGCCCTGCGCCAGGAGCTCTGGTCCCGCCTCGGCGATACCCTGGGGGATGCCTGGCTCTCGGTCTGCTTCACCCGCGAGAAACGCTGGCTCTGA